The stretch of DNA GCGCCCACTCCGCGTCCCCGTCCCGTAGGCCCCCGGTGGCGACGTAGAGCACGTCCTGACGGTCGCTCAGCATCCGCTCGGCCGTGACCGACTTGCCGGAGCGCGCGCCGCCCAGGACCAGGGTGCGCCGGGGCCCGGGAGCGGCGGGGCCGAACTCGACGCCGACCCGGCGGCGACCGTCCTGCTTACGTTCCGCGTAGATCCGCACAAACCCGTCCCTTGCTCTGGACTTCAGGTGTGACCAGCGTAAACACCGGATTTGGCGTTGTGTCGACCGGCTGCGATGTTGGTCATTCGGACCCATCCCTCGGAAGGGGACCAGCATGAATGTCCGCAGGATCGCTTCGCCGTCCCAGGACCGCGCCGACGCGGTGTCCGGGGTGCCGACCGTGATCGACCTCTACACCGGCAGCCTGCCGACCGAGCGGGCGCTGGTCGCGCCGACCTCGGCGCCGCTGCACGGGCGGGCCGTCATCAGCGACGACGGGACCGCCGTCTACACCTCCGTCCCCGGCTTCGCCGGCGCGACTCCTTCGGCTACCGCTTCACCGACGAACGCGGCCACAGCTCCCGGGTGACCGTCGCGATCCAGGTGGCCCCGGATGACGAGCCCGAAGCCGGAGATCCCGCACTGGCTTACGCGGCCTGACGGACTGGGTAACCTGCGCAGGAACGAGATGTCCCGGCGGAACCGGCGGAAGGAGCCCCAGCATGGTGTGGACGTGGCGTTTTGAGAAGGCCGACGGCTCGGTGACGGCCTCGGCCAACGGCACGGAGGAGTTCCCCACCCAGGGCGATGCCGAGTCGTGGATCGGGGAGAGCTACAAGGACCTGCTCGGCGAGGGGATCGACCAGGCGGTGCTGCTGGAGGACGGCGAGAAGATCTACGGGCCGATGAGCCTGCACCCGTCCTGAGCGGGGCCGCCCGCCCCGGCACCGCGTCCGCCCGGCCGCTCGGGGCCAGGCGGACACGGTGACGTCAGAGGCGGTGTCGGTCAGGGACGGGACTTGGGCGAGTTGGCCGCGGTCCGCGCCGGGTCGAACTCGGCGACCGGGGCCAACACGGCGTCCATCCGCTTCAGCAGTTCGGCGTCCAGCTTCACCCCGGCGGCCCGGACGTTCTCGGTGACCTGCTCCGGACGGGAGGCCCCGATGATCGCCGCCGAGACGTTCGGGTTCTGCAGCACCCAGGCGACCGACAGCTGGGCCAGCGAGAGCCCGGCCTCCTCCGCCAGCGGGCGGAGCTGCTGCACCCGCTCCAGCACCTCGTCCCCGAGGTAGCGGGTGACGAAGTTGGAGCCGTTGGCGTCGGTGGCGCGCGAGCCCTCGGGGACCGGCTGCCCGGGCAGGTACTTGCCCGTCAGCACGCCCTGGGCGATGGGCGAGAAGACGATCTGACCCAGGCCCAGCTCGGCGCAGGCGGGGACGACCTCGGCCTCGATGACCCGCCACAGCGCGGAGTACTGCGGCTGGTTGGAGACCAGCGGGATCCGCAGCTCCTGGGCCAGCGCGTGCGCCGCGCGGATCTGCTCGGCGGTCCACTCGGACACGCCGATGTAGTGGGCCTTGCCCGAGCGCACCACGTCGGCGAAGGCCGTCATGGTCTCCTCCAGCGGAGTGCTGGTGTCGTAGCGGTGGGCCTGGTACAGGTCGACGTAGTCGGTCTGCAGGCGGCGGAGCGAGCCGTCGATCGACTCCATGATGTGCTTGCGGCCCAGGCCCCGGTCGTTGCGGCCGGGACCGGTCGGCCAGTAGACCTTGGTGAGGATCTCCAGACCCTCGCGCCGCTCGCCCTTCAGCGCCCGGCCGAGGACGGCCTCGGCCCGGGTCTCGGCGTAGACGTCGGCGGTGTCGAAGGTGGTGATCCCGGTGTCCAGGGCGGCCCGGACGCAGGCGACCGCCGCGTCCTCCTCCACCTGGGAGCCGTGGGTGAGCCAGTTGCCGTAGGCGATCTCACTGATGATCAGGCCGCTGCGGCCGAGATGACGAAACTCCATGCGGCTGACCCTACCCCCGGCGATCAACCGGGCCGGGTGCCCACCAGATGGAGCAACGCGGCCACGGAACGGTAGGGGTCGCTGCGCCCGGCCCGCTCCTCGGCGTCCAGCAGCTGGGCCAGCTGCCGCCCGTCGACCGGCGGGCCGACATGGTCCGGCGTCTGGTCGGTGAACACCCGGACCCCGTACCAGCGGCGCAGCGGGACCACGATCTCGGACAGGGTCCGGGTCAGCGGCTCCAGCCGGTCGGCGCGGGTGGCCAGGCCCAGGCGGTTGGTGTACCGGTCGGTGCCGAAGGCCTCGATGGCCCCGCCCCAGTCCCCGGCGCAGCCGGGCCGCATGGCCAGCGCGTCACCGTTGCGGACCACCACGGACAGCATGCCGCCCGGAGCGAGCACCCGGGCCAGCGAGGCCAGCATCGGCTCCGCCTCGGGCATGTACATCAGCACCCCGTGGCAGAGCACCACGTCGAAGGTGCCGGGACCGAACCAGCGGCCGCAATCGCCACCCTCGCCGGTCAGCAGGCTGATCCGCTGCTGCACCTGCTGCGCCTCGGCGCCGATGGCGTTCTGGGCCGCCCCCAGCGTCACCGCGTCCGGGTCGAGCCCGGTGACCAGATGGCCGGCCCGGGCCAGGCGCACCACCTGGGTGGCCTGGCCGCAGCCGACGTCCAGCACCCGTAGCGGCCGCGCCTCGGCGGCGCCGTCGGCGAAGAAGTGCTCGGTGATCTGCTCGGCCAGCTGCCTGGCGACCAGCTCCTGGCGCACGATGTTCCGCAGCCCGGACAGTCCGGCCAGCCAGGTCTCGGCGCCACCCTCGCTCCAAGGTCCCGAGTTGGCGGCCTGCCGCTGCTCCGGCATGCGGCCCCGGTGGACATAGGCCTCGATCAGGGCTTCTGCCCTCGCTTGACCTGGGGCTTGGGCAGCCGCAGCCGGCGCATCTGCAGGGTGCGCATCAGCGCGTACGGCACCGCGCCCTTGGTGCTCTTCTCCGGGAAGCGCGTGGCGAGCTGCTTGCGCAGGCCGAACGAGAGGATGAAGGAGTGCACCACGATCAGCCCGATGATCAGCACCCAGAGCACCAGCGAGATCGCGGTCAGCGCGGGGCTGCGCATCACACTGAGCAGCAGGATGATCACGGCGAACGGCAGGAACCACTCCGCCGCCGTCATCCGGGAGTCCACGTAGTCACGCGCGAAGCGCCGCACCGGGCCCTTGTCGCGGGGCGGCAGCGCCGACTCGTCGCC from Streptomyces sp. 846.5 encodes:
- a CDS encoding aldo/keto reductase family protein, which codes for MEFRHLGRSGLIISEIAYGNWLTHGSQVEEDAAVACVRAALDTGITTFDTADVYAETRAEAVLGRALKGERREGLEILTKVYWPTGPGRNDRGLGRKHIMESIDGSLRRLQTDYVDLYQAHRYDTSTPLEETMTAFADVVRSGKAHYIGVSEWTAEQIRAAHALAQELRIPLVSNQPQYSALWRVIEAEVVPACAELGLGQIVFSPIAQGVLTGKYLPGQPVPEGSRATDANGSNFVTRYLGDEVLERVQQLRPLAEEAGLSLAQLSVAWVLQNPNVSAAIIGASRPEQVTENVRAAGVKLDAELLKRMDAVLAPVAEFDPARTAANSPKSRP
- a CDS encoding class I SAM-dependent methyltransferase gives rise to the protein MPEQRQAANSGPWSEGGAETWLAGLSGLRNIVRQELVARQLAEQITEHFFADGAAEARPLRVLDVGCGQATQVVRLARAGHLVTGLDPDAVTLGAAQNAIGAEAQQVQQRISLLTGEGGDCGRWFGPGTFDVVLCHGVLMYMPEAEPMLASLARVLAPGGMLSVVVRNGDALAMRPGCAGDWGGAIEAFGTDRYTNRLGLATRADRLEPLTRTLSEIVVPLRRWYGVRVFTDQTPDHVGPPVDGRQLAQLLDAEERAGRSDPYRSVAALLHLVGTRPG
- a CDS encoding DUF3043 domain-containing protein, translating into MFRRSSQDAPADAVTFEKTDAADRPDAQAPKGRPTPKRSEAEANRRGRAYVPKDRKEAAKDARGRDRSARERQRAALLNGDESALPPRDKGPVRRFARDYVDSRMTAAEWFLPFAVIILLLSVMRSPALTAISLVLWVLIIGLIVVHSFILSFGLRKQLATRFPEKSTKGAVPYALMRTLQMRRLRLPKPQVKRGQKP